One segment of Salvia splendens isolate huo1 chromosome 20, SspV2, whole genome shotgun sequence DNA contains the following:
- the LOC121781499 gene encoding uncharacterized protein LOC121781499: MPIGMSPYRLVFGKMCHLPVGLEHREYWAVNEINMNPQACEEERKLQLQELSRLKLMPGKIKSKWIGPHTIVGLRANGAVEIQGGASNSVHFLVNGHRVKVFRDNSEQCVVDKVPLRALPDIS, encoded by the exons ATGCCCATTGGgatgtctccttacaggttagtgttcggcaagatgtgccacttgCCTGTTGGACTGGAGCACAGGGAATACTGGGCGGTCAACGAGATTAACATGAACCCTCAAGCTTGTGAGGAAGAAaggaaactgcagctccagGAGCTG TCCAGGCTTAAGCTGATGCCAGGAAAGATAAAGTCCAAGTGGATCGGACCACATACTATCGTTGgccttcgtgcaaatggagcagtagagatccaaggAGGTGCCTCGAATTCCGTGCATTTCCTCGTCAATGGTCATCgcgtgaaggtatttagggataactcggagcaGTGTGTAGTGGACAAAGTGCCtttacgcgcactccctgatatctcCTAA